From one Perca flavescens isolate YP-PL-M2 chromosome 4, PFLA_1.0, whole genome shotgun sequence genomic stretch:
- the ubap2a gene encoding ubiquitin-associated protein 2a isoform X2 → MMSSLGGDKARGPREKALPAATHTSQPQKQIQATAEQIRLAQVIYDKNDADFEDKVNQLMEVTGKNQDECMVALHDCNEDVSRAINFLLESTSDMTSWETVGKKKPLVKEGPSDSKENKENREKKGEREASKGRAAANRKGRGASRSRQARPEENGVEVTPVDRGSDRGRRARGGGRGSGGRGRGPPGSRFSAQGMGIFNPADYTSEAGSGTTQSEVWDTVANNSTDGTVTWRHTMEDWASEEWSEDVSLSETKVFTSSCAPAAENHITPGQSLDLASLLQKPVVGGREPPSTSSSQSLVFTNSHHHQPPQQQPPHSRNATSSTSYAHAALSSVLGAGFGDLGQAKRTQPSAGAQILEQLKGPGLGPLPSSQAAPPASTQGGNPSIGRLPGLGAPVPPPSSSSWDIKLSESTSLSSQFSREFGLQPEPSLVLSQLVQRHTGPSLPLARQTSPPSQQQTPPASASPAPHHTSSLSQTGLVMAVTGAKPPAPGTGLDPQGGSTPQQQRAQLKAQKRRIPPTSKIPSTAVEMPGSADIPGLNLQFGALDFGSESAMPEFGVVDNCVSAASRESTPAPCPAPPSKGPGTQSQTSLYSKPLSESLGSPLSVALPLPLSSSEPGYHSSVPLPSLTPSSLGTANSSNPPSCSSTASTTSSSVPSSSHFSTVGGSYDGTMPPHTRLAFSQSKEATGPVMNGLNGVRTSAALDTSSASSTPKPESPLMNITNGTSAPSSLLPSTAHSSTTLSNLAQDLPSASHLNSLNSHVSNHSSVSTLGSSSLTYTSVDNSSVSSLAPSTGSYSSSQPSALHSTHNSSNSSSSGISHLANMGNNMSSTVAGIVGISGLHSAAIAASTALGLGSNGATATSNLSAPRTTPLLSSSTGKAPPNLSQGVPPLLPNQYIMGPGGLLPAYPQIYGYEDLHMLQSRLPMPSLQDYYGITFPGPTATLSGRDGSLANNPYSGEVTKFGRNDSTSPAPPTSLAAPQPPQGQGQGQGQAQPQPPQAQPQGQPQHHSSQQAFLPPGYSYTGLPYYAGVPGAVPSAAAFQYGHTMFVPPGGPGPASAKQHSMGLGLGNPSASPFQQQAQQQPSGYGQHTFSSGYEELTAGPAGVDYSKGYNSSSQAQAKSAASGPGKGVSVTSSNSGVPDISGSVYNKTQGFHAGTPPPFSLPSALGGPGPLNPGAAPGGYAPAPFLHILPHQQPHSQLLHHHLAQDGQGGPSQRGQSSSLQQKSQVNKSSYGSSPYWAN, encoded by the exons ACCTCATGGGAGACGGTAGGGAAGAAGAAGCCCCTGGTGAAGGAGGGTCCATCAGACAGCAAGGAGAACAAGGAAAACCGGGagaagaagggagagagggaggctaGCAAGGGCCGTGCGGCTGCCAACCGCAAGGGCAGGGGGGCCAGTCGCAGCCGACAGG CACGTCCAGAGGAGAATGGTGTGGAGGTGACGCCAGTGGACAGGGGTTCAGATCGAGGTCGGAGGGCTAGAGGTGGTGGCCGAG GATCTGGAGGTAGAGGCAGAGGACCACCAGGGAGCCGGTTCTCAGCCCAGGGCATGGG GATCTTCAATCCAGCAGACTATACCTCAGAGGCTGGTTCAGGGACCACACAAAGTGAGGTGTGGGACACGGTGGCCAACAACAGCACAGATGGGACAG TTACTTGGAGGCATACCATGGAAGACTGGGCATCTGAGGAGTGGAGTGAGGATGTTAGT CTTTCAGAGACCAAAGTGTTCACCTCCTCATGTGCACCTGCTGCTGAGAATCACATCACACCTGGGCAAAG TCTGGACCTCGCCTCTCTGCTGCAGAAGCCTGTGGTTGGAGGAAGAGAACCACCTTCGACCTCTTCCTCTCAGAGTCTGGTCTTCACCAactcccaccaccaccagccacCGCAACAGCAGCCGCCCCACAGCCGCAACGCCACCAGTAGCACAAGCTATGCTCATGCTGCTctg TCGTCAGTTCTGGGAGCTGGTTTTGGGGACTTGGGCCAGGCCAAAAGGACTCAACCCAGCGCTGGAGCTCAGATACTGGAACAGCTGAAGGGTCCTGGCTTGGGTCCGCTACCCTCATCCCAGGCCGCGCCTCCTGCCAGCACCCAAGGAGGCAACCCCTCCATTGGCCGACTGCCAGGCCTGGGAGCACCTGTACCTCCACCCTCCTCATCTAGCTGGGACATTAAGCTTTCAGAATCCACCTCGCTGTCCTCACAGTTCAGCC GTGAGTTTGGCCTGCAGCCAGAGCCTTCTCTTGTGCTGAGCCAGCTGGTTCAGAGGCACACCGGCCCCTCCTTGCCTCTGGCACGTCAGACTAGTCCTCCATCGCAACAACAAACTCCCCCTGCTTCAGCCTCGCCTGCTCCCCACCACACCAGCTCACTATCACAGACAGGCCTGGTGATGGCGGTTACTGGTGCTAAACCTCCTGCCCCTGGCACAGGGCTGGACCCTCAGGGCGGCAGTACACCACAGCAGCAACGGGCACAGCTCAAAGCCCAGAAACGAAGGATACCTCCCACGTCGAAA ATCCCCTCGACAGCGGTAGAGATGCCAGGCTCTGCTGACATCCCAGGGCTGAACCTCCAATTCGGAGCTTTAGACTTTGGCTCGGAGTCGGCGATGCCAGAGTTTGGAGTTGTGGACAATTGTGTGAGTGCGGCATCCAGGGAGTCAACACCGGCCCCTTGCCCTGCACCACCTTCAAAGGGACCAGGGACACAGAGCCAGACGAGCCTGTACTCCAAACCGCTCAG TGAGTCGCTGGGCAGCCCTCTCTCCGTTGCCCTgcctctgcccctctcttcatcAGAGCCAGGGTATCACTCTTCGGTGCCGTTGCCCAGCCTCACTCCTTCCTCATTAGGGACTGCCAACTCTTCCAATCCTCCCTCCTGTTCTTCGACAGCCTCCACCACTTCCTCATCTGTGCCCTCCTCCTCTCACTTCTCCACAGTGGGGGGAAGTTACGATGGGACCATGCCACCTCACACACGACTGGCCTTTTCACAGAGCAAAGAGGCCACGGGGCCAGTCATG AATGGTCTGAATGGTGTAAGGACCTCAGCTGCTCTGGACA CTTCATCAGCATCCTCCACACCGAAGCCAGAGTCGCCGTTAATGAACATCACCAACGGAACCTCCGCACCTTCCTCCCTCTTACCCTCCACTGCACACAGTTCCACCACGCTCTCCAACCTGGCACAGGACCTGCCCTCAGCCAGCCATCTCAACTCACTCAACAG CCATGTCAGCAATCATTCCTCAGTTTCAACTCTGGGCTCCAGCTCTCTCACT tACACCAGCGTTGACAACAGCAGTGTGAGCTCTCTGGCTCCTTCCACTGGCTCCTACTCGTCATCGCAGCCCTCAGCACTCCACTCAAcccacaacagcagcaacagtagCAGCAGCGGCATCAGCCACCTGGCCAACATGGGTAACAACATGAGCAGCACCGTCGCTGGTATCGTTGGCATCAGTGGACTTCACTCTGCTGCCATTGCCGCCAGCACAGCGCTGGGACTTGGCTCCAATGGAGCTACTGCCACGTCCAACCTCTCTGCACCGAGGACCACACccctgctctcctcctccactg GTAAAGCTCCTCCTAACTTGTCCCAGGGAGTGCCTCCTCTACTGCCCAACCAGTATATCATGGGCCCAGGGGGGCTGCTGCCAGCATACCCA CAGATCTATGGTTACGAAGACCTCCATATGCTCCAGTCCAGACTGCCAATG CCCTCTTTGCAGGATTACTATGGAATCACATTCCCTGGCCCCACAGCGACTCTCTCTGGTAGAGATGGGAGCCTAGCCAACAACCCCTACTCAG GTGAAGTCACAAAGTTTGGCAGGAATGACTCCACCTCCCCGGCACCCCCCACAAGCCTGGCCGCCCCGCAGCCTCCCCAGGGCCAGGGCCAAGGACAGGGCCAGGCCCAGCCTCAGCCTCCTCAGGCCCAGCCCCAGGGCCAGCCGCAGCACCACAGCAGTCAGCAGGCCTTTCTGCCTCCAGGCTACAGCTACACAGGCCTGCCTTACTACGCTGGAGTGCCCGGAGCCGTACCCAGTGCTGCTGCCTTCCAGTATGGCCACACCATGTTTGTTCCTCCCGGGGGTCCGGGACCAGCCTCGGCCAAGCAGCACAGTATGGGCCTCGGTCTGGGAAACCCCTCAGCTAGCCCCTTCCAGCAGCAGGCACAGCAGCAGCCCAGCGGTTACGGCCAGCACACCTTCAGCTCAG GGTATGAGGAGCTGACAGCGGGGCCAGCAGGAGTGGACTACAGCAAAGGATACAACTCCTCCTCACAGGCACAAGCCAAATCTGCTGCTTCTGGACCTGGGAAAG GCGTCTCTGTGACCTCCAGTAACTCGGGTGTGCCGGACATCAGCGGAAGTGTTTACAATAAGACCCAG GGTTTCCATGCGGGGACCCCGCCTCCCTTCAGTCTGCCATCAGCACTGGGGGGGCCAGGGCCTCTGAACCCTGGAGCAGCTCCTGGAGGCTATGCACCGGCCCCATTCCTCCACATCCTGCCTCACCAGCAACCACACTCGCAGCTGCTGCACCACCATTTAGCTCAGGATGGACAG GGTGGTCCTAGCCAGCGTGGCCAGTccagcagcctgcagcagaaGAGCCAAGTCAACAAGTCGAGCTACGGCAGCTCCCCCTACTGGGCCAACTAA
- the nop56 gene encoding nucleolar protein 56 — protein MIQPSFSRGDRAEQTHRACCYRDLPIMVLLHVLFEHAAGYALFAVKEVEEIGMLLPQVEESVLSIGKFNSMVSLAAFFPFKSAQAALENINAVSEGVVHADLKLFLETNLPLSGKKKAMLGVSDAKIGAALQEEFSISIQTGGVVAEIARGVRLHFHSLVKGLTALAASKAQLGLGHSYSRAKVKFNVNRVDNMIIQSIALLDQLDKDINTFSMRVREWYGYHFPELIKIVPDNSTYCRMAQLIGNRKELSEESLESLEEVVMDAAKAQAILDASRSSMGMDISPIDLINIERFSNRVVSLAAYRLELQEYLRSKMSQVAPNLAALIGEVVGARLISHAGSLTNLAKYPASTVQILGAEKALFRALKTRGNTPKYGLIFHSTFIGRAAAKNKGRISRYLANKCTIASRIDCFSEVPTSVYGDKLRGQVEERLSFYETGDVPRKNVDVMKEAVKEATDVATEIKRKLDKKEKKRRKREKKLQEETGETNGEAEAENEVKKKKKRATEDIEVAVESPAAENGAEDSSAKKKKKRKAEVEIQAEEVAATDNGAEETDTPAKKKKKRKTETNDAEPAEETPETPVSEKKKKKKKKET, from the exons ATGATACAGCCGTCTTTTAGCCGAGGCGACCGAGCAGAGCAGACGCACAGGGCGTGCTGCTACAGAGATTTACCAATCATG GTGCTGTTGCACGTGTTGTTCGAGCATGCGGCGGGCTATGCGCTGTTTGCAGTCAAAGAGGTGGAGGAGATCGGCATGCTGCTGCCTCAG gtggaGGAGAGCGTGCTGAGCATTGGAAAGTTCAACAGCATGGTGAGCTTGGCTGCATTCTTCCCCTTCAAGTCGGCCCAGGCTGCTCTGGAGAACATTAATGCCGTTTCTGAAG GTGTGGTTCATGCTGACCTGAAGTTGTTCCTAGAGACAAACCTGCCCCTCTCTGGGAAGAAGAAAGCTATGTTGGGGGTTTCAGATGCCAAGATCGGAGCAGCTTTACAGGAAGAATTTAGCATTTCCATCCAGACTGGAGGGGTGGTGGCAGAGATAGCCAGAG GTGTGCGTCTGCACTTCCACTCTCTAGTAAAGGGTCTGACTGCTCTGGCTGCCTCCAAAGCACAACTGGGTCTTGGTCACAGCTACTCCAGAGCTAAAGTGAAGTTCAATGTCAACAGGGTCGACAACATGATCATACAGTCCATTGCTCTGTTGGATCAGCTAGACAAAGACATCAACACTTTCTCCATGCGTGTCCG TGAATGGTATGGCTACCACTTTCCAGAGCTGATCAAGATCGTGCCAGACAACTCGACATACTGCCGCATGGCTCAGCTCATCGGAAACAGGAAGGAGTTGTCAGAGGAGAGTCTGGAGAGTCTagaggaggtggtgatggacGCAGCCAAGGCTCAGGCCATCCTGGATGCATCCCGTTCCTCCATGG GTATGGACATCTCTCCTATTGACCTGATCAACATAGAGAGATTCTCCAATCGTGTAGTGTCTCTGGCTGCCTATCGACTGGAGCTGCAGGAGTACCTGCGCTCCAAGATGAGCCAAGTTGCTCCAAATCTAGCAGCCTTAATTGGAGAAGTG gTGGGTGCTCGTCTGATCTCCCATGCTGGCAGTCTAACCAACCTTGCAAAGTACCCAGCCTCCACCGTCCAGATTTTGGGAGCAGAGAAGGCCCTGTTCAG AGCCCTAAAGACTCGTGGCAACACCCCAAAGTATGGGCTCATCTTCCACTCCACCTTCATTGGACGTGCCGCTGCCAAGAACAAGGGCCGGATCTCCAGATATCTGGCAAATAAGTGCACCATCGCCTCACGCATTGACTGTTTCTCTG AGGTACCCACAAGTGTGTATGGTGACAAGCTGCGTGGACAGGTGGAGGAGCGCTTGTCTTTCTATGAGACGGGCGACGTGCCACGGAAGAATGTGGACGTCATGAAGGAGGCTGTAAAAGAG GCTACTGATGTTGCAACCGAGATCAAGAGGAAACTGGATAAGAAGGAAAAGAAACGCAGGAAGCGTGAGAAGAAGTTGCAAGAAGAAACCGGTGAAACAAACGGTGAAGCGGAG GCAGAGAATGaagtgaagaaaaagaagaaacgaGCGACTGAGGACATTGAGGTCGCAGTAGAGAGCCCTGCTGCAGAGAACGGAGCAGAGGACTCCTCTgccaagaagaaaaagaaacgaAAAGCGGAGGTAGAAATCCAGGCAGAGGAAGTCGCTGCTACCGATAACGGAGCGGAGGAAACTGATACTCCTgccaagaagaaaaagaaacgaAAGACTGAGACTAATGATGCAGAGCCTGCAGAAGAGACTCCAGAAACTCCTGtttctgaaaagaaaaagaagaaaaagaaaaaagagacctAG
- the ubap2a gene encoding ubiquitin-associated protein 2a isoform X1 has translation MMSSLGGDKARGPREKALPAATHTSQPQKQIQATAEQIRLAQVIYDKNDADFEDKVNQLMEVTGKNQDECMVALHDCNEDVSRAINFLLESTSDMTSWETVGKKKPLVKEGPSDSKENKENREKKGEREASKGRAAANRKGRGASRSRQARPEENGVEVTPVDRGSDRGRRARGGGRGSGGRGRGPPGSRFSAQGMGIFNPADYTSEAGSGTTQSEVWDTVANNSTDGTVTWRHTMEDWASEEWSEDVSLSETKVFTSSCAPAAENHITPGQSLDLASLLQKPVVGGREPPSTSSSQSLVFTNSHHHQPPQQQPPHSRNATSSTSYAHAALSSVLGAGFGDLGQAKRTQPSAGAQILEQLKGPGLGPLPSSQAAPPASTQGGNPSIGRLPGLGAPVPPPSSSSWDIKLSESTSLSSQFSREFGLQPEPSLVLSQLVQRHTGPSLPLARQTSPPSQQQTPPASASPAPHHTSSLSQTGLVMAVTGAKPPAPGTGLDPQGGSTPQQQRAQLKAQKRRIPPTSKIPSTAVEMPGSADIPGLNLQFGALDFGSESAMPEFGVVDNCVSAASRESTPAPCPAPPSKGPGTQSQTSLYSKPLSESLGSPLSVALPLPLSSSEPGYHSSVPLPSLTPSSLGTANSSNPPSCSSTASTTSSSVPSSSHFSTVGGSYDGTMPPHTRLAFSQSKEATGPVMNGLNGVRTSAALDTSSASSTPKPESPLMNITNGTSAPSSLLPSTAHSSTTLSNLAQDLPSASHLNSLNSHVSNHSSVSTLGSSSLTYTSVDNSSVSSLAPSTGSYSSSQPSALHSTHNSSNSSSSGISHLANMGNNMSSTVAGIVGISGLHSAAIAASTALGLGSNGATATSNLSAPRTTPLLSSSTGKAPPNLSQGVPPLLPNQYIMGPGGLLPAYPQIYGYEDLHMLQSRLPMPSLQDYYGITFPGPTATLSGRDGSLANNPYSGEVTKFGRNDSTSPAPPTSLAAPQPPQGQGQGQGQAQPQPPQAQPQGQPQHHSSQQAFLPPGYSYTGLPYYAGVPGAVPSAAAFQYGHTMFVPPGGPGPASAKQHSMGLGLGNPSASPFQQQAQQQPSGYGQHTFSSGYEELTAGPAGVDYSKGYNSSSQAQAKSAASGPGKGVSVTSSNSGVPDISGSVYNKTQSFDKQGFHAGTPPPFSLPSALGGPGPLNPGAAPGGYAPAPFLHILPHQQPHSQLLHHHLAQDGQGGPSQRGQSSSLQQKSQVNKSSYGSSPYWAN, from the exons ACCTCATGGGAGACGGTAGGGAAGAAGAAGCCCCTGGTGAAGGAGGGTCCATCAGACAGCAAGGAGAACAAGGAAAACCGGGagaagaagggagagagggaggctaGCAAGGGCCGTGCGGCTGCCAACCGCAAGGGCAGGGGGGCCAGTCGCAGCCGACAGG CACGTCCAGAGGAGAATGGTGTGGAGGTGACGCCAGTGGACAGGGGTTCAGATCGAGGTCGGAGGGCTAGAGGTGGTGGCCGAG GATCTGGAGGTAGAGGCAGAGGACCACCAGGGAGCCGGTTCTCAGCCCAGGGCATGGG GATCTTCAATCCAGCAGACTATACCTCAGAGGCTGGTTCAGGGACCACACAAAGTGAGGTGTGGGACACGGTGGCCAACAACAGCACAGATGGGACAG TTACTTGGAGGCATACCATGGAAGACTGGGCATCTGAGGAGTGGAGTGAGGATGTTAGT CTTTCAGAGACCAAAGTGTTCACCTCCTCATGTGCACCTGCTGCTGAGAATCACATCACACCTGGGCAAAG TCTGGACCTCGCCTCTCTGCTGCAGAAGCCTGTGGTTGGAGGAAGAGAACCACCTTCGACCTCTTCCTCTCAGAGTCTGGTCTTCACCAactcccaccaccaccagccacCGCAACAGCAGCCGCCCCACAGCCGCAACGCCACCAGTAGCACAAGCTATGCTCATGCTGCTctg TCGTCAGTTCTGGGAGCTGGTTTTGGGGACTTGGGCCAGGCCAAAAGGACTCAACCCAGCGCTGGAGCTCAGATACTGGAACAGCTGAAGGGTCCTGGCTTGGGTCCGCTACCCTCATCCCAGGCCGCGCCTCCTGCCAGCACCCAAGGAGGCAACCCCTCCATTGGCCGACTGCCAGGCCTGGGAGCACCTGTACCTCCACCCTCCTCATCTAGCTGGGACATTAAGCTTTCAGAATCCACCTCGCTGTCCTCACAGTTCAGCC GTGAGTTTGGCCTGCAGCCAGAGCCTTCTCTTGTGCTGAGCCAGCTGGTTCAGAGGCACACCGGCCCCTCCTTGCCTCTGGCACGTCAGACTAGTCCTCCATCGCAACAACAAACTCCCCCTGCTTCAGCCTCGCCTGCTCCCCACCACACCAGCTCACTATCACAGACAGGCCTGGTGATGGCGGTTACTGGTGCTAAACCTCCTGCCCCTGGCACAGGGCTGGACCCTCAGGGCGGCAGTACACCACAGCAGCAACGGGCACAGCTCAAAGCCCAGAAACGAAGGATACCTCCCACGTCGAAA ATCCCCTCGACAGCGGTAGAGATGCCAGGCTCTGCTGACATCCCAGGGCTGAACCTCCAATTCGGAGCTTTAGACTTTGGCTCGGAGTCGGCGATGCCAGAGTTTGGAGTTGTGGACAATTGTGTGAGTGCGGCATCCAGGGAGTCAACACCGGCCCCTTGCCCTGCACCACCTTCAAAGGGACCAGGGACACAGAGCCAGACGAGCCTGTACTCCAAACCGCTCAG TGAGTCGCTGGGCAGCCCTCTCTCCGTTGCCCTgcctctgcccctctcttcatcAGAGCCAGGGTATCACTCTTCGGTGCCGTTGCCCAGCCTCACTCCTTCCTCATTAGGGACTGCCAACTCTTCCAATCCTCCCTCCTGTTCTTCGACAGCCTCCACCACTTCCTCATCTGTGCCCTCCTCCTCTCACTTCTCCACAGTGGGGGGAAGTTACGATGGGACCATGCCACCTCACACACGACTGGCCTTTTCACAGAGCAAAGAGGCCACGGGGCCAGTCATG AATGGTCTGAATGGTGTAAGGACCTCAGCTGCTCTGGACA CTTCATCAGCATCCTCCACACCGAAGCCAGAGTCGCCGTTAATGAACATCACCAACGGAACCTCCGCACCTTCCTCCCTCTTACCCTCCACTGCACACAGTTCCACCACGCTCTCCAACCTGGCACAGGACCTGCCCTCAGCCAGCCATCTCAACTCACTCAACAG CCATGTCAGCAATCATTCCTCAGTTTCAACTCTGGGCTCCAGCTCTCTCACT tACACCAGCGTTGACAACAGCAGTGTGAGCTCTCTGGCTCCTTCCACTGGCTCCTACTCGTCATCGCAGCCCTCAGCACTCCACTCAAcccacaacagcagcaacagtagCAGCAGCGGCATCAGCCACCTGGCCAACATGGGTAACAACATGAGCAGCACCGTCGCTGGTATCGTTGGCATCAGTGGACTTCACTCTGCTGCCATTGCCGCCAGCACAGCGCTGGGACTTGGCTCCAATGGAGCTACTGCCACGTCCAACCTCTCTGCACCGAGGACCACACccctgctctcctcctccactg GTAAAGCTCCTCCTAACTTGTCCCAGGGAGTGCCTCCTCTACTGCCCAACCAGTATATCATGGGCCCAGGGGGGCTGCTGCCAGCATACCCA CAGATCTATGGTTACGAAGACCTCCATATGCTCCAGTCCAGACTGCCAATG CCCTCTTTGCAGGATTACTATGGAATCACATTCCCTGGCCCCACAGCGACTCTCTCTGGTAGAGATGGGAGCCTAGCCAACAACCCCTACTCAG GTGAAGTCACAAAGTTTGGCAGGAATGACTCCACCTCCCCGGCACCCCCCACAAGCCTGGCCGCCCCGCAGCCTCCCCAGGGCCAGGGCCAAGGACAGGGCCAGGCCCAGCCTCAGCCTCCTCAGGCCCAGCCCCAGGGCCAGCCGCAGCACCACAGCAGTCAGCAGGCCTTTCTGCCTCCAGGCTACAGCTACACAGGCCTGCCTTACTACGCTGGAGTGCCCGGAGCCGTACCCAGTGCTGCTGCCTTCCAGTATGGCCACACCATGTTTGTTCCTCCCGGGGGTCCGGGACCAGCCTCGGCCAAGCAGCACAGTATGGGCCTCGGTCTGGGAAACCCCTCAGCTAGCCCCTTCCAGCAGCAGGCACAGCAGCAGCCCAGCGGTTACGGCCAGCACACCTTCAGCTCAG GGTATGAGGAGCTGACAGCGGGGCCAGCAGGAGTGGACTACAGCAAAGGATACAACTCCTCCTCACAGGCACAAGCCAAATCTGCTGCTTCTGGACCTGGGAAAG GCGTCTCTGTGACCTCCAGTAACTCGGGTGTGCCGGACATCAGCGGAAGTGTTTACAATAAGACCCAG TCTTTTGATAAGCAGGGTTTCCATGCGGGGACCCCGCCTCCCTTCAGTCTGCCATCAGCACTGGGGGGGCCAGGGCCTCTGAACCCTGGAGCAGCTCCTGGAGGCTATGCACCGGCCCCATTCCTCCACATCCTGCCTCACCAGCAACCACACTCGCAGCTGCTGCACCACCATTTAGCTCAGGATGGACAG GGTGGTCCTAGCCAGCGTGGCCAGTccagcagcctgcagcagaaGAGCCAAGTCAACAAGTCGAGCTACGGCAGCTCCCCCTACTGGGCCAACTAA